Genomic window (Bradyrhizobium sp. 186):
CACTTGATGCGGTATCTAAGACGTCCATCTGCCTCGACGGGCATATGTTGAACAATGGTGTAAATCATTGGTGGATCATTTGCGGCACGTCCTTGTGGACCTTGGGGCTGATGGCGAACGTCTTCATTCAGCTTATAGGCAAATGACATGTGTCCACCTCTAAATTTGCCGCTGCTCTAGCGTGGACCGCGCTGTGATGCAATGCATCCTATTGCCCTCCAGCTTAGGCTCGTGAGAGATTGAGCAAGTCGGCGCAATTGCCCAGAACCTGCGGCGGCTCGCATCGCTGGTTGCGCGCCCGCCCACCCACTCAGGCGCTCTGTGTTGCGTAGCGTAAAGTTGCGTAGAGAGCATCAAAATCGGCCGTTTGCAGGCATTCGTCTTGCTTTTACGGAACTAGGTAAACGAACCAATTATCGTTCATTCCATGGCGTTCATCAGGCTGGCGATGTTGATCGTCGCGAAGTTGGAGAATGTATCCGAGACGGCGTAGGGGAAAATGATCTTGTCGTGATGTCGCAACGCGCCGCAGGTGTACACGACGTTTGGGACATATCCCTCGCGTTCGGACGGATCGGGCCGAAGCAAGGGTTCACTCAGGCGCGCAAGCACTTTCGAGGGATCGTTCTTGTCCAGCAACGCTGCCCCGATCGAATATTTTCGAACCGGCCCGACACCGTGGGTTAGCAGCAGCCAGCCCTCATCCAGTTCGATCGGCGACCCGCAATTGCCGATCTGCACGAACTCCCACGGGAATTCGGGTTTCAGAAACGCGTGGCCGCAATCGTCCCATGTATAGAGGTCGTCGGAATAGATGAGATAGAGATTTTCATTGTCTTGCCGGGCGATCATGGCATATCGGCCGCCGATCCTCTTCGGGAAGAGCGCCATACCCTTGTTGCGCGCGGCGCTGCCCTTCAGAGTGGACAGCCTGAACGATACGAAATCGGACGTCTCAATCAGCTCCGACCTGATCGCCCTGCCGCTATAGGCAGTGTAGGTCGCGTAGTAGATCTGTCGTTCGCCATCGCTGAACTGCACGAAGCGTGCGTCCTCAATGCCATTCGACTGAGATGAGGTAATGGGAAAGATGACCCGCTCGCTGATATCTTCGCCGCTTTGGAAAGCGATCTCGACATCCTCCCCGGCTGGCCCCTGCGTCTGCGCGAGAATGGCAGGACTCGAGGCCAGGCGCGTCGTTGGATCGACGCTGACCGCTCCGTCTGCCGCGATCATTCCGGACCGAAAGGTCAGCGACGAAATGTGGCCTTCTCCGACGGCACGAAGGCTCAAGACGAAACGTAACGCGTCGGGAGGCGCGCCGGACTGATCGGGATGCGCTACGATACTCGGGTTGAATAAGGCAGATGCTTCGAACGAATATTCGTTGAGAAAATAGGCACCGACCAATTGGCGTTGCGTTTGCGTGAACGAGGCGTGGACGGCCAACGCACCTTCCATTTCGTCGGCGCGGGCCTCGAACGCTCGCAGCAAATTGCGGTGGCGGCCGAGGAAATTCTCAAGAACATCGGCGAGTTGGCGGGCTGCCGCATCGGCACCGAGTGCTAGAACCCGATCGACGATGTGGTTCGCGCGGGTCTTGTCCGTGGGGTTGAGATCGCGCGGCTCGGTAGCCGGCTTGAAGGGGCGCACGATGACCCGTGTTGGATCGGGCCGCAGATAAAGCGCCTGACGGTTCAGGAATGGAGATTGCGACAAAGCATCCTCGGATTCAACGAGAGGGAAAATAATGACAGGCCGTCAGGCAACCAGCGGCGCGGGCTGTACGCGGCTTTCACTCAGGCGGGCGAGTTGTCTGATCTCGCAGAGGCCGAGCAAGTACGACACGACCGATTCCCCGCCGCGGTTCTCATTCGGACGGTCGGGATGCAGGCCGTCCCGGCAACTCCCGGTTTCCAGATCGACCAGGGAAACCGAAAGGTCGTTGCTGCCAAGGAACCACGCGAACACACGCGCGGCTTCGGCTTTCCACTCGACGTCATGGTCGGCGCGCCATGCCGCGAGACAGGCGGCGATGGTGGCCGCGGCCTCTAGCGGTTGTTGATCGAACGCCCGCGGCGTCAGGCGTGTCTCGCCAAAGCCTTCGGTGCCGACCGGGCGGAACTGACCGCTCGCAGATGTCTGCCGCTTCACCAACCAACGCAGCGATTTCAGGCCGCCATCCAGATAGACGGCCCTCTTGGTGGCCATGCCGGTCAGGATGAGGGCTTGCGACAAACGGGCGTTGTCGTAGGCAAGCCCTTCTTCGAACCAAACCCAGTCCTGCGTCTCGACCGCATCGAAGATCGCGATTAATCTATCCGCCAACCGAAGCCGGAGATCGGCGGCGCCCAAGTCGCCGGGAACGGCGGTGCAATAACCGTCGAGTCCCAGCAGGACGAAAGCCCAGGCGCGCGGCGAGTGAAAGGCGTCTACGCTCCCCACAGCCTCGGCGAAAAGCGCCGCAGCCCATGTCCGCCGCGACAGGTTCGCATCGGTCAACGAGCATGCGCCGAGCGCCCACAACGTCCGGCCATGGCTGTCTTCCGACCCCCTATCCTCAAGCCAGCTGCGGTTAAAGCCCATGAAATTGCGAAACCGCCGGGTGTTGGGATTCCAGGCATGCTGGACAAAGCCGGCAAACCGCGCCGTCAATACCTCCGGCAATCGCTCCTCGCCGGGAATGTTGAGCGCGCACGCCAGTAGCAGCGCGCGGGCGTTATCGTCGACACAATAGCCGTGGGAGCGATCCGGCACGCAATGTACGGCGTGCTGGAACAATCCGGTGTCGTCGCACATCGATAGCAAATGATCGATGCGCATTTCCGGTGGCGCGCGGCTGTCGCGCAGCAGCGTGCTTGTGTCTGAGCGCGCAATCGTCTTGAGACGATGCCTGCGGCCGGCGCCCTCGAACGTTGACACATAGCGTTCTGCCGTCCGCTCCCATGTCATGGGACGGCTGCTCGAATAGGCGCGCTTCCGCATGGCTTGCCGCAACACCGCGTTGGTGAGTAGCTTCGCGATTTCGTTGCCGATGGCGGCGGCGTCCCCAAACGGAACCAGGATACCACGGCCATCGGCCAGCAACTCGCGCGCATGCCAGTATGGCGTGGAGACGACCGCCTTTCCCAAGCCAAAACTGTAAGCCAGCGTGCCCGACGTCATCTGGGCTTCGTTTAGATACGGCGTAACATAGACATCGCACATCGAAATGAAATCGAGTAGCGTCGGCTGATCGACGAACTGGTCAAGAAACACGACATGCTTGTCGATACCGAGCTCACGAACACGCGCCACGAGGCTCTCGCGATAGGCTTCGCCCTGGTCGCGTATCAGGTTAGGATGGGTAGCGCCGAGCACGACATAGACCGCATCCGGACGGCTTCTCAGGATCGCAGGCATGGCGTCGATCATGACTTCGATTCCCTTGTTGTGCGACAGAAGGCCGAAAGTAAGAATGACTGCCCGGCCGCTGAAACCTCGCTTGGCTTTGGCCTCGTCCGGTTCAACGAATGCAAATTCCGGAATTCCGTGCGCGATGACCTCGATCTTCTCGTCGACCACTTGATAAACGGTTCGCAGCAATTCGCGGCCCTTTTCGGCCATGACCACGATCTTGGACGATATATCGGAAATCCGGACGATGACTTCGCGTTGCACCTTCGTCGGCTCGGCAAGCACGGTATGGAGCGTGGTCACGACTGGCATATTCAGGCGCGACAGCAGGGCCAGGATGTGACCGCCGGCGTCGCCGCCGAAAATGCCAAATTCATGCTGAAGAGAAACAACCTCGAACCGGCCGTGGTTCAAGAACTCCGCCGCACGAATATAGTCCTCCGGCTGATCGTCGTTGACCTGAAATCCAACCGTGGAAGGATAGTCATAGGCCTGGCCGTGATCGGTCATCGCGACGACGAC
Coding sequences:
- a CDS encoding glycosyltransferase family 4 protein, which codes for MVTLNRVAFIGNSLPRRCGIATFTTDLQHAVAASRPDLETVVVAMTDHGQAYDYPSTVGFQVNDDQPEDYIRAAEFLNHGRFEVVSLQHEFGIFGGDAGGHILALLSRLNMPVVTTLHTVLAEPTKVQREVIVRISDISSKIVVMAEKGRELLRTVYQVVDEKIEVIAHGIPEFAFVEPDEAKAKRGFSGRAVILTFGLLSHNKGIEVMIDAMPAILRSRPDAVYVVLGATHPNLIRDQGEAYRESLVARVRELGIDKHVVFLDQFVDQPTLLDFISMCDVYVTPYLNEAQMTSGTLAYSFGLGKAVVSTPYWHARELLADGRGILVPFGDAAAIGNEIAKLLTNAVLRQAMRKRAYSSSRPMTWERTAERYVSTFEGAGRRHRLKTIARSDTSTLLRDSRAPPEMRIDHLLSMCDDTGLFQHAVHCVPDRSHGYCVDDNARALLLACALNIPGEERLPEVLTARFAGFVQHAWNPNTRRFRNFMGFNRSWLEDRGSEDSHGRTLWALGACSLTDANLSRRTWAAALFAEAVGSVDAFHSPRAWAFVLLGLDGYCTAVPGDLGAADLRLRLADRLIAIFDAVETQDWVWFEEGLAYDNARLSQALILTGMATKRAVYLDGGLKSLRWLVKRQTSASGQFRPVGTEGFGETRLTPRAFDQQPLEAAATIAACLAAWRADHDVEWKAEAARVFAWFLGSNDLSVSLVDLETGSCRDGLHPDRPNENRGGESVVSYLLGLCEIRQLARLSESRVQPAPLVA
- a CDS encoding glycoside hydrolase family 130 protein; protein product: MSQSPFLNRQALYLRPDPTRVIVRPFKPATEPRDLNPTDKTRANHIVDRVLALGADAAARQLADVLENFLGRHRNLLRAFEARADEMEGALAVHASFTQTQRQLVGAYFLNEYSFEASALFNPSIVAHPDQSGAPPDALRFVLSLRAVGEGHISSLTFRSGMIAADGAVSVDPTTRLASSPAILAQTQGPAGEDVEIAFQSGEDISERVIFPITSSQSNGIEDARFVQFSDGERQIYYATYTAYSGRAIRSELIETSDFVSFRLSTLKGSAARNKGMALFPKRIGGRYAMIARQDNENLYLIYSDDLYTWDDCGHAFLKPEFPWEFVQIGNCGSPIELDEGWLLLTHGVGPVRKYSIGAALLDKNDPSKVLARLSEPLLRPDPSEREGYVPNVVYTCGALRHHDKIIFPYAVSDTFSNFATINIASLMNAME